The Candidatus Omnitrophota bacterium genome has a window encoding:
- a CDS encoding acyl carrier protein, whose amino-acid sequence MKDKIRNFIISNFMFDEGSLGDDDLLFETGIIDSMGFIKLLAFIDKTFNLSMDMSEISIDNFNTLNNIVKSLERKINR is encoded by the coding sequence TTGAAGGACAAAATAAGAAACTTTATCATTAGCAATTTTATGTTTGATGAGGGTAGTTTAGGAGATGATGATTTACTATTTGAGACAGGGATCATAGATTCTATGGGATTTATCAAACTGCTCGCTTTCATTGATAAGACATTTAATCTATCTATGGATATGAGTGAAATAAGCATCGATAATTTTAATACTTTAAACAATATTGTTAAGAGCTTAGAGCGTAAGATTAATAGGTAA
- a CDS encoding acyl-CoA dehydrogenase family protein, which translates to MNFSWSKNQEELKRAATKFAAAKLNDDIIQRDKNGKFSLDGWKACADFGLQGMLMPKKYGGLGFGLLDIVAILEGIGYGCKDNGLIFSINAHIWGAEAPIYHFGTETQKKKLLPGFCNGSLIGANAMTEPGSGSDVYSLRTTAVKKNNYYTLNGTKIFVTNAPLADIFIVYARTAKSRGFSGLSCFLVEKGTKGLVIGENFEKMGLRTSPMSEVIFNNCKIPKNNLVGQKGSGALVFNDSMEWERVFILANCVGIMDRQLKYCIEYANSRKLDTKPIGKYQSVANKIVDIQSNLEVSRLLLHKAAWLKSCKESASMASAMTKLYLSEAYIKSIRCVMDIFGGYGYMTEYELERELRDALASTAYSGTSQIQKNIIAGLSGL; encoded by the coding sequence ATGAATTTTTCCTGGAGTAAAAATCAAGAAGAACTCAAAAGGGCGGCAACAAAATTTGCGGCGGCCAAACTCAATGATGATATTATTCAAAGGGACAAGAACGGTAAATTTTCCTTAGACGGCTGGAAGGCCTGCGCTGACTTTGGTCTCCAGGGCATGTTAATGCCCAAAAAGTATGGTGGATTGGGATTTGGGTTACTTGATATAGTAGCTATCTTGGAAGGTATAGGCTACGGATGTAAAGATAATGGACTTATATTTTCAATCAATGCCCATATTTGGGGGGCAGAGGCGCCGATTTATCATTTTGGTACAGAAACCCAGAAGAAAAAATTACTTCCCGGTTTTTGTAACGGTAGCTTAATTGGGGCAAATGCAATGACTGAACCCGGTTCAGGTTCGGATGTCTATTCCCTTAGAACTACCGCTGTTAAAAAGAATAATTATTACACTTTGAACGGAACCAAGATCTTTGTCACCAATGCCCCTTTGGCTGATATATTTATTGTTTACGCTCGTACCGCTAAGTCTCGAGGATTCTCCGGTTTATCTTGCTTTTTAGTCGAGAAAGGTACCAAGGGATTAGTTATAGGTGAAAATTTCGAAAAAATGGGGCTTAGGACCAGTCCGATGTCGGAAGTGATTTTTAATAATTGTAAGATACCGAAAAACAATTTAGTCGGTCAAAAAGGTTCAGGAGCCTTGGTTTTTAATGATAGCATGGAATGGGAAAGGGTTTTTATTTTAGCTAATTGTGTAGGTATTATGGATCGCCAGCTGAAATATTGCATAGAATACGCAAATTCCAGAAAGTTGGATACCAAGCCAATCGGTAAATACCAATCCGTAGCCAATAAGATTGTAGATATCCAGTCGAACCTTGAAGTAAGCCGCTTGCTTCTTCATAAGGCCGCTTGGCTTAAGAGCTGCAAAGAATCGGCATCAATGGCTTCAGCAATGACAAAATTGTATCTTAGCGAAGCTTATATTAAAAGTATTCGCTGTGTCATGGATATCTTTGGTGGATATGGATATATGACTGAGTATGAATTGGAGCGCGAATTGAGAGATGCTCTAGCGAGCACTGCCTATTCGGGAACATCGCAGATACAAAAAAATATCATTGCCGGTCTTAGCGGATTATAA